A stretch of Leucobacter aridicollis DNA encodes these proteins:
- a CDS encoding glycosyltransferase family 2 protein has translation MNGFQIALAVFLLVCVLVGTLPVFNTAFQFLVLPFHAVKNHYRRAAPYTPNVAVIVPAWNEGLVIGASIDRLLTLDYPEANLRVFVVDDASTDNTPDVVLARAAEHPGRVVHLRREVGGEGKAHTLNHGISQVLADSWAEAVLIMDADVIFAHDSLRKLTRHLADERVGAVTAYIAEGSADRNYLTRFIGVEYVISQLAARRAQNVLGAIACLAGGAQLHSRANLEAIGGRIPTGTLAEDTMTTFESQLTGRKMVFEPHAVVLAEEPRTVDALWKQRLRWARGNVQLTSIYKRLWFRPSRTHRLGSIPFGVAWFSILLLPAFLLLSAAALFALLLLHSDIAESVFRFMWIVAACTYLYSILFAVQLDPRTARRSWREALLFPGLGAMLIMAVALFPGVTDAALTEWFGRLTPSDRFVTSSILYLWGPLSLLGAWLARWIERFRGGKFVAGLLIYVCGYGSLLCAITVDSYIKEWRRADASWVKTEKVGRVVS, from the coding sequence GTGAACGGGTTTCAGATCGCGCTCGCGGTCTTTCTTCTCGTGTGCGTGCTCGTCGGCACGCTGCCCGTGTTCAACACTGCCTTCCAGTTTCTCGTGCTTCCGTTTCACGCGGTCAAGAACCACTACCGGCGCGCGGCGCCGTACACGCCGAACGTCGCGGTGATCGTTCCCGCGTGGAACGAGGGACTGGTGATCGGGGCGTCGATTGACAGGCTCCTCACCCTCGACTATCCCGAAGCGAACCTGCGCGTCTTCGTCGTCGACGACGCCTCGACAGACAATACGCCCGACGTCGTGCTCGCCCGCGCCGCCGAACACCCGGGCCGCGTCGTACACCTCCGCCGCGAGGTCGGCGGCGAGGGCAAGGCGCACACGCTCAACCACGGCATCTCCCAGGTCCTCGCCGACTCATGGGCCGAGGCCGTGCTCATCATGGACGCCGACGTCATCTTCGCGCACGATTCGCTGCGGAAGCTCACACGACACCTCGCCGACGAGCGCGTGGGCGCCGTCACCGCGTACATCGCCGAGGGCTCGGCGGACCGCAACTACCTCACCCGCTTCATCGGCGTCGAGTACGTGATCTCACAGCTCGCCGCGCGGCGGGCGCAGAACGTGCTCGGCGCGATCGCCTGCCTCGCTGGCGGGGCCCAACTGCACTCGCGCGCAAACCTCGAAGCGATCGGGGGGCGGATCCCGACGGGCACCCTCGCTGAGGACACGATGACCACATTCGAGAGCCAGCTCACCGGGCGAAAGATGGTGTTCGAACCGCACGCCGTCGTGCTCGCCGAGGAGCCGCGCACGGTCGACGCGCTCTGGAAGCAGCGGCTGCGGTGGGCGCGCGGCAACGTGCAGCTCACGTCGATCTACAAGCGCCTGTGGTTCCGTCCGAGCCGAACGCACAGGCTCGGGAGCATCCCGTTCGGTGTCGCCTGGTTCAGCATTCTGTTGCTGCCAGCGTTCCTCCTGCTCTCCGCCGCCGCACTGTTCGCGCTGCTCCTGCTGCACAGCGACATCGCGGAATCCGTCTTCCGGTTCATGTGGATCGTCGCCGCCTGCACGTACCTGTACTCGATCCTGTTTGCCGTGCAGCTCGACCCGCGCACCGCGCGCCGCTCGTGGCGCGAGGCGCTCCTCTTTCCCGGGCTCGGGGCGATGCTCATCATGGCCGTCGCGCTGTTCCCCGGCGTCACCGACGCGGCGCTCACCGAGTGGTTCGGCAGGCTCACCCCGAGCGACAGGTTCGTCACCTCGAGCATCCTGTACCTGTGGGGACCGCTGTCGCTGCTCGGGGCGTGGCTCGCGCGCTGGATCGAACGCTTCCGGGGCGGAAAGTTTGTCGCAGGTCTACTGATTTACGTGTGCGGCTATGGCTCGCTGCTGTGTGCCATTACTGTTGATTCCTACATCAAGGAATGGCGCCGAGCGGACGCTTCTTGGGTGAAGACCGAGAAGGTTGGAAGGGTCGTTTCATGA
- a CDS encoding response regulator: protein MTPRALALTVEDSAEQSELLRHMLEREGYEVFSAPDAETAIAAFPTIEPEIAIIDLRLPGVTGSECIDLVRSRFPGCRIIVSSVLDADEYPCADAALPKPVTSAVLHDVLAELST, encoded by the coding sequence GTGACCCCGCGCGCGCTCGCCCTCACCGTCGAGGACTCCGCCGAGCAGTCAGAACTCCTTCGCCACATGCTCGAACGGGAGGGGTACGAGGTGTTCTCCGCCCCCGACGCCGAGACCGCGATTGCCGCGTTCCCGACGATCGAACCCGAGATCGCCATCATCGACCTTCGGCTGCCCGGCGTGACGGGCAGCGAATGCATCGACCTCGTGCGCTCGCGATTTCCGGGCTGCCGGATCATCGTGAGCTCCGTGCTCGACGCAGACGAGTACCCATGCGCAGACGCCGCGCTTCCCAAACCTGTCACCAGCGCGGTCCTGCACGACGTGTTAGCTGAGCTGTCAACATGA
- a CDS encoding sensor histidine kinase translates to MIDSREVRWYRNFDQPSPLLKQAPTVIAFVLALATMALVPGLAPLDGTLMVLAAVLLAAATSLAVALTVRGQFQGGLVLLIPLIDFVGLAFFRAATGAGQSMFATLVLIPIAWLATAPGIRQVATVFVLSAAMVFIPYISDPPENSTDLLRGVIVPLIYAAVAAVINELSRQQRARMEQAERLAAERTRALTENELMLAQLRESETRYRTLLESHESLWAAITAQAVIATDCSGRVSAWNPGAERMLGLTEQEALDGVTIDRFFSPAMLATLAGGQPGAAAADAVAPNVQALFERANAGSTLDEELEIKTAAGSRLPARVTVTRRDDGAGHQQGYLLVITDETRQAEVARMKDQFVGMISHELRTPLSAIIGFLDLLRNDPEQPLAEQQVEFVDIIERNAQRLLALVGDLLFTAQVESGRFPITPHHLDIYDSLRLATESARPHAEDEGVELGLDVPAEPLFVVADGGRIGQAIDNLISNAIKFTPRGGRVSVSAAPHDGAVVISVSDTGIGIPKAEQADLFNRFFRASTATQNAIPGVGLGLNITHAIAVAHGGGITVVSDEGVGTTFEVRLPLTPTTQAIPVVQGR, encoded by the coding sequence ATGATCGACAGCCGTGAGGTCAGGTGGTACCGCAACTTCGACCAGCCGAGCCCACTCCTCAAGCAGGCCCCGACGGTCATCGCGTTCGTGCTTGCCCTTGCCACGATGGCCCTCGTCCCGGGGCTCGCCCCGCTCGACGGCACCCTCATGGTGCTCGCCGCCGTCCTGCTCGCGGCGGCGACCTCGCTCGCGGTCGCGCTGACGGTGCGCGGCCAGTTCCAAGGCGGGCTCGTGCTACTCATCCCGCTCATCGACTTCGTCGGGCTCGCGTTCTTCCGGGCCGCGACGGGCGCCGGACAGTCGATGTTCGCGACACTCGTGCTGATCCCGATCGCATGGCTCGCGACCGCGCCGGGCATCCGGCAGGTCGCGACGGTGTTCGTGTTGAGCGCTGCGATGGTCTTCATCCCATACATCTCCGACCCGCCAGAGAACAGCACTGACCTGCTGCGCGGCGTCATCGTCCCGCTGATCTACGCGGCGGTCGCTGCCGTCATCAACGAGCTGTCACGGCAGCAGCGCGCCCGCATGGAGCAGGCAGAGCGGCTCGCCGCCGAGCGGACGCGAGCGCTCACCGAGAACGAGCTGATGCTCGCCCAGCTGCGCGAGAGCGAGACGCGCTACCGCACACTCCTCGAGTCTCACGAGAGCCTCTGGGCGGCCATCACCGCGCAGGCCGTCATCGCGACCGACTGCAGCGGCCGCGTGAGCGCCTGGAACCCCGGCGCTGAGCGGATGCTCGGGCTCACCGAGCAGGAGGCGCTGGACGGGGTCACCATCGACCGATTCTTCTCGCCCGCGATGCTCGCGACGCTGGCTGGCGGCCAGCCGGGCGCCGCGGCAGCCGACGCCGTCGCCCCGAACGTCCAGGCGCTGTTCGAGCGGGCAAACGCCGGATCCACGCTCGACGAGGAGCTCGAGATCAAGACGGCGGCGGGCAGCAGGCTCCCAGCGCGCGTCACGGTGACGCGGCGCGACGACGGTGCCGGACACCAGCAGGGGTACCTGCTCGTCATCACCGATGAGACGCGCCAGGCCGAGGTCGCGCGCATGAAGGACCAGTTCGTCGGGATGATCTCGCACGAGCTTCGCACCCCGCTCAGCGCGATCATCGGGTTTCTTGACCTCCTCCGCAACGACCCGGAGCAGCCGCTCGCCGAACAGCAGGTGGAGTTCGTCGACATCATCGAGCGCAACGCGCAGCGGCTTCTCGCACTCGTCGGCGACCTGCTGTTCACCGCGCAGGTCGAGTCGGGCAGGTTCCCGATCACCCCGCATCACCTCGACATCTACGACAGCCTGCGGCTCGCGACGGAGTCGGCGCGGCCGCACGCCGAGGATGAGGGCGTCGAGCTCGGGCTCGACGTGCCAGCCGAACCGCTGTTCGTCGTGGCGGACGGCGGCAGAATCGGCCAGGCGATCGACAACCTCATCTCCAACGCCATCAAGTTCACGCCGCGCGGCGGGCGCGTGTCGGTGTCCGCCGCGCCCCACGACGGCGCGGTGGTGATCTCAGTGAGCGACACCGGCATCGGGATCCCAAAGGCCGAGCAGGCCGACCTGTTCAACCGGTTCTTCCGGGCCTCGACGGCGACCCAGAACGCGATCCCCGGCGTCGGTCTGGGCCTCAACATCACCCACGCCATCGCGGTCGCACACGGCGGGGGCATCACGGTGGTGAGCGACGAGGGCGTCGGCACGACGTTTGAGGTGCGGCTGCCGCTCACTCCCACGACCCAGGCGATCCCGGTCGTACAGGGCCGGTAG
- a CDS encoding riboflavin synthase, with protein MFTGLIEEIGEILAIEPLGDSLRLTVAGPLVTSDATHGASIAVSGVCLTVVDQGTDSAGRGTFSADVMAQSLKMSTLGDLGVGSPVNLERAARLDTRLGGHIVQGHVDGTATLLTLEDGDAWRTLRFALSRDLAPLLVDKGSVTLSGTSLTVSAISPAEAAEQWFEVSLIPETLEATTLGALRPGDRVNVETDLIARHVERMLSFTTQA; from the coding sequence GTGTTCACCGGACTTATCGAAGAAATCGGCGAGATCCTCGCCATCGAGCCGCTCGGCGACTCCCTCCGCCTCACCGTCGCCGGCCCGCTCGTCACGAGCGACGCAACCCACGGCGCCTCGATCGCGGTCTCGGGCGTCTGCCTGACTGTCGTCGACCAGGGCACGGACAGCGCCGGTCGCGGTACCTTCAGCGCCGACGTCATGGCGCAGTCGCTCAAGATGTCCACGCTCGGCGACCTTGGCGTCGGCAGCCCGGTCAACCTTGAGCGCGCCGCCCGCCTCGACACCCGGCTCGGCGGCCACATCGTCCAGGGCCACGTCGACGGCACCGCGACGCTGCTCACGCTCGAAGACGGCGACGCCTGGCGCACGTTGCGCTTCGCCCTGTCGCGCGACCTCGCCCCGCTGCTCGTCGACAAGGGCTCGGTGACGCTCTCCGGCACCTCGCTCACGGTCTCTGCGATCTCGCCGGCCGAGGCGGCCGAGCAGTGGTTCGAGGTGTCGCTCATCCCCGAGACTCTCGAAGCGACCACGCTCGGCGCGCTCCGCCCCGGCGACCGCGTCAACGTCGAGACCGACCTCATCGCCCGCCACGTCGAGCGCATGCTCAGTTTCACTACCCAGGCGTAG
- the ribA gene encoding GTP cyclohydrolase II: MTTERTEGIASIEEAIAAIKAGRPVIVADNENRENEGDVIISAELASAEWIAWTVHRSSGLLCAPMTNEIADQLDLPMMVERNEDVRGTAYTVTVDAAHGVTTGISASDRATTARVLANPDAVPTDVNRPGHILPLRAVDGGVRARDGHTEAGVELMRLAGLREVAIIAEIVADDGEMMRLPGLIELGGAEGVPVITIEQLIAYLNEHDPAGTPAEQGHSRRVSLRADTLLPTEHGDFRALAYRDRRAGVDHVALVAAGPDGAMPGKGALVRVHSECITGEAFGSLKCECGPQLDAALDLIHERGGVVVYLRGQEGRGIGLANKLRAYQLQENGIDTLDANLQLGLPADARDYTAAAEILSDLGVSDVRLLTNNPDKVAQLESHGLAVADRVPLFVGVTDENRGYLQAKRDRMGHQLPEGDL; this comes from the coding sequence ATGACTACCGAACGCACCGAGGGTATCGCCTCGATCGAAGAGGCCATCGCCGCCATCAAGGCCGGGCGCCCGGTCATCGTCGCAGACAACGAGAACCGCGAGAACGAGGGCGACGTCATCATCTCGGCCGAGCTCGCTTCGGCCGAGTGGATCGCCTGGACCGTGCACCGCTCGTCTGGGCTGCTCTGCGCGCCCATGACGAACGAGATTGCCGACCAGCTCGACCTTCCGATGATGGTCGAACGCAACGAGGACGTGCGCGGGACCGCGTACACGGTCACCGTCGACGCTGCGCACGGCGTCACCACCGGCATCAGCGCGAGCGACCGCGCGACGACGGCGCGCGTGCTCGCCAACCCCGACGCCGTCCCGACGGACGTAAACCGGCCCGGCCACATTCTCCCGCTCCGCGCCGTCGACGGCGGCGTCCGCGCTCGCGACGGCCACACGGAGGCCGGCGTCGAGCTCATGCGGCTCGCGGGCCTGCGCGAGGTCGCGATCATCGCCGAGATCGTCGCCGACGACGGCGAGATGATGCGTCTGCCAGGGCTCATCGAGCTCGGTGGCGCGGAGGGCGTTCCTGTCATCACGATCGAACAGCTCATCGCCTACCTGAACGAGCACGACCCCGCCGGCACCCCGGCCGAGCAGGGTCACTCGCGCCGCGTGAGCCTCCGCGCCGACACCCTGCTCCCCACCGAGCACGGCGACTTCCGCGCGCTCGCGTACCGCGACCGCCGCGCCGGCGTCGACCACGTCGCGCTCGTCGCTGCCGGTCCAGACGGTGCGATGCCAGGCAAGGGTGCGCTCGTTCGCGTCCACTCCGAGTGCATCACCGGGGAGGCGTTCGGGTCGCTGAAGTGCGAGTGCGGGCCGCAGCTCGACGCCGCGCTCGACCTCATTCACGAGCGCGGGGGCGTCGTCGTGTACCTCCGCGGCCAGGAGGGTCGCGGCATCGGACTCGCCAACAAGCTCCGCGCGTACCAGCTGCAGGAGAACGGTATCGACACCCTCGACGCGAACCTGCAGCTCGGTCTGCCAGCCGACGCGCGCGACTACACCGCCGCGGCCGAGATCCTCTCGGACCTCGGCGTGAGCGACGTGCGACTGCTCACGAACAACCCCGACAAGGTTGCGCAGCTCGAGTCACACGGACTCGCGGTCGCCGACCGCGTGCCGCTGTTCGTCGGCGTGACCGACGAGAACCGCGGCTACCTGCAGGCGAAGCGCGACCGGATGGGGCACCAGCTCCCCGAGGGCGACCTGTAG